A single genomic interval of Ruminococcus sp. NK3A76 harbors:
- a CDS encoding DUF512 domain-containing protein, with product MSVLISSVIKGSKADRAGIKSGDMLVSINGNNIEDVLDYMFYIAVEKVVLCLERDNEPYEKTVRKSEYDDIGLEFDTFLMDKKRSCSNKCIFCFIDQMPKGMRETLYFKDDDARLSFLQGNYVTLTNLDEKDIERIIKMRLNINVSVHTTNPELRCKMMNNRFAGEKLKFLKMLTDGGIELNCQIVCCPGINDGPELVRTLTDLAGMMPNIQSVAVVPVGITKFRQGLFPMKIFDKDSAGAAIDVIESVQKDCLEKYGTRMVFASDEFYITAGRPIPDTEYYEEYPQYENGVGLLRSLSDELDSALDMQDDYDRKRKVSLATGTLAGDFHKELTKRIRKKFPTFECNVYPIVNHFFGETITVAGLVTGGDLIDQLKGKDLGEELIIPKVMLKADEDIFLDDVTLDEVRKALDIKITPIANDGYDYLDALLGNI from the coding sequence ATGTCTGTATTGATAAGTTCCGTCATTAAAGGAAGCAAGGCTGACAGAGCCGGCATAAAAAGCGGCGATATGCTTGTATCTATCAACGGCAATAATATAGAAGACGTTCTTGACTATATGTTCTATATAGCTGTTGAGAAGGTCGTTTTGTGTCTTGAAAGAGATAATGAGCCGTATGAGAAGACTGTCAGAAAGAGCGAATATGACGATATTGGCCTTGAATTTGATACATTCCTTATGGATAAAAAGCGTTCCTGCTCGAATAAGTGTATATTCTGCTTTATAGACCAGATGCCCAAGGGCATGAGAGAAACGCTCTATTTCAAGGACGATGATGCAAGGCTTTCCTTTTTGCAGGGTAATTATGTCACGCTTACAAACCTTGATGAGAAGGATATCGAGCGTATCATCAAAATGCGCCTTAATATCAATGTTTCTGTTCATACCACTAACCCTGAGCTCAGATGCAAGATGATGAATAACCGATTTGCCGGTGAAAAGCTGAAGTTTTTGAAAATGCTTACCGACGGCGGGATAGAGCTCAACTGCCAGATAGTCTGCTGCCCGGGGATAAACGACGGCCCTGAGCTTGTTAGGACGCTTACTGACCTTGCAGGAATGATGCCGAATATCCAGTCGGTCGCTGTTGTGCCGGTCGGGATAACGAAATTCCGTCAGGGGCTTTTCCCGATGAAGATATTTGATAAGGATTCAGCAGGTGCGGCGATAGATGTCATAGAATCTGTGCAGAAGGATTGTCTTGAAAAATACGGCACAAGAATGGTATTTGCGTCTGATGAGTTTTATATAACCGCAGGCAGGCCTATACCTGATACCGAATACTATGAAGAATATCCTCAGTACGAGAACGGCGTCGGTCTTCTTCGCTCGCTAAGCGATGAGCTTGACAGCGCTCTCGATATGCAGGATGATTATGATAGAAAAAGAAAAGTTTCTCTTGCTACAGGTACTCTTGCAGGGGACTTTCACAAAGAATTAACTAAGAGAATAAGAAAAAAGTTTCCGACATTTGAATGTAACGTATACCCTATAGTCAACCACTTCTTCGGCGAGACTATCACTGTTGCAGGCCTTGTTACCGGCGGCGACCTGATAGACCAGCTAAAAGGGAAAGACCTGGGCGAGGAGCTTATTATCCCGAAGGTCATGTTAAAGGCCGATGAGGATATATTCCTTGATGATGTTACGCTCGATGAGGTCAGAAAAGCGCTTGATATAAAGATAACACCCATAGCGAACGACGGGTATGACTACCTCGATGCGCTGCTGGGCAACATATGA
- a CDS encoding alpha/beta hydrolase produces MTRALKVTGKVLLIILGIVIALLLVIFVYHRIMLAKEESLIEEPIGQMVEVDGKKMCVYSSGSGEHTLLFLSGSGTASPILDFKSLYSQFEDQRIVVIEKFGYGYSDISGDDRSFDTILRQDREALSKVGITGPYVLCPHSMSGLEAILWAQNYPDEVEAIVGLDMCVPRSYDSYDVKATVRYEMLGAFARETGIIRFFYTDSMLPEGLSKQEKKIYKAIAAKKAVNADIMSESKAIEDAVKEIDSKPVPDVPMLMFSSDGKETGLDNWIGLQKDYAKGLKNAELIELDCGHYVHNHEPERISREIVAFLGGLSDKK; encoded by the coding sequence ATGACAAGGGCATTAAAGGTCACGGGCAAGGTGCTGCTTATTATCCTTGGCATCGTGATAGCTCTGCTGCTTGTGATATTTGTGTATCACAGGATAATGCTTGCAAAAGAGGAGAGCCTGATCGAAGAGCCTATAGGGCAGATGGTCGAGGTAGACGGCAAGAAAATGTGCGTTTACAGCAGCGGATCGGGAGAGCATACACTTTTGTTCCTTTCCGGTTCAGGCACTGCATCGCCGATACTTGATTTCAAGAGCCTTTATTCACAGTTTGAGGATCAGAGGATAGTCGTTATCGAGAAATTCGGCTACGGCTACAGTGATATATCCGGTGATGACAGATCCTTTGACACTATTCTCCGTCAGGACAGAGAGGCACTTTCAAAAGTCGGTATCACGGGGCCGTATGTGCTCTGTCCGCACTCTATGTCAGGCCTTGAAGCTATACTCTGGGCGCAGAATTACCCTGATGAGGTAGAAGCTATAGTCGGGCTCGATATGTGTGTGCCGAGGTCTTATGACAGCTATGATGTCAAAGCTACCGTGAGGTATGAAATGCTCGGCGCTTTTGCTCGGGAGACTGGCATAATCAGGTTTTTCTATACCGACAGTATGCTGCCGGAAGGACTTTCAAAGCAGGAAAAGAAGATATATAAGGCTATAGCTGCCAAGAAGGCGGTCAATGCCGATATCATGAGTGAGAGCAAAGCCATTGAGGACGCTGTCAAAGAGATAGACAGCAAGCCTGTGCCTGATGTGCCTATGCTGATGTTTAGCTCAGACGGTAAGGAAACCGGCCTTGACAACTGGATCGGTTTGCAGAAGGATTACGCCAAAGGCCTTAAGAACGCAGAGCTTATAGAGCTTGACTGCGGGCATTATGTGCATAACCATGAGCCGGAGCGGATAAGCAGGGAGATAGTTGCTTTTTTAGGCGGTCTATCTGACAAAAAATAA
- a CDS encoding secondary thiamine-phosphate synthase enzyme YjbQ, protein MVYSYTLKTEKENFYNITSYVRQAVNESMVESGIAVVYCPHTTAGITINENADPDVVTDLLYALDATFPDRYQFKHAEGNSAAHLKSSVIGNSTTVIIEDGRLLLGTWQGIYFTEFDGPRTRNFFVKIIKG, encoded by the coding sequence ATGGTTTACAGCTATACTTTAAAGACCGAGAAGGAAAACTTCTACAATATCACAAGCTATGTAAGGCAGGCTGTCAATGAGAGCATGGTCGAGAGCGGCATCGCTGTTGTATACTGCCCTCACACCACAGCCGGCATTACAATAAACGAGAACGCTGACCCTGACGTAGTGACTGACCTTCTGTATGCACTTGATGCGACATTCCCTGACAGGTATCAGTTCAAGCACGCTGAGGGCAACTCGGCAGCACATCTTAAGTCAAGTGTCATCGGCAACAGCACCACCGTTATCATCGAAGACGGCAGGCTGCTGCTCGGCACATGGCAGGGGATATATTTTACAGAATTCGACGGCCCGAGAACAAGGAACTTCTTTGTAAAGATCATCAAGGGGTGA
- the plsY gene encoding glycerol-3-phosphate 1-O-acyltransferase PlsY, producing the protein MDYLAILFTVVFSYLFGSLNSAIIVCRLWKKQDIRDYGSKNAGLTNVLRVYGKGPALATLMCDLAKGVIAVVVCRIVVHQAMGVEFFDDPRFIGYVAGLTVMLGHCFPVFYGFHGGKGVLLAATTLLAIDPLTCVLSVGVFAILVALTKYVSVGSICAAVAYPTFTFILQNFVYDDGYAVIPNTIVAFLICVLIIYLHKPNIQRLMAGTENKFGSKKKEQGSSKE; encoded by the coding sequence ATGGATTATTTAGCTATACTGTTTACTGTTGTGTTTTCATACCTATTTGGCAGCCTTAATTCGGCTATCATAGTTTGCCGGCTGTGGAAGAAGCAGGATATCCGTGACTACGGCAGCAAAAACGCAGGCCTTACCAATGTTCTGCGTGTTTACGGCAAAGGGCCTGCACTCGCAACGCTTATGTGCGACCTTGCAAAGGGCGTTATCGCAGTCGTTGTATGCCGTATCGTAGTTCATCAGGCTATGGGCGTTGAGTTTTTTGACGACCCGAGGTTTATCGGCTATGTTGCCGGACTTACAGTAATGCTCGGACATTGCTTCCCTGTATTCTACGGTTTCCACGGCGGAAAGGGCGTTCTGCTCGCAGCCACAACACTGCTTGCTATCGACCCTCTCACCTGTGTGCTTTCGGTAGGTGTATTTGCAATTCTTGTGGCTCTTACAAAGTATGTGTCTGTCGGTTCAATTTGTGCCGCAGTAGCATATCCTACATTTACCTTTATCTTACAGAACTTTGTTTATGATGACGGCTATGCTGTCATACCGAATACGATTGTGGCTTTTCTTATCTGCGTGCTCATAATCTACCTGCACAAGCCTAATATCCAGAGGCTTATGGCAGGCACAGAGAATAAATTCGGCTCAAAGAAAAAAGAGCAGGGCAGCAGCAAGGAATAA
- the der gene encoding ribosome biogenesis GTPase Der, with protein sequence MALPIVAVVGRPNVGKSTLFNKLIGQRLSIVEDTPGVTRDRIYSKCEWLGHEFMLVDTGGIEPDSDDIILSQMRRQAELAITRADVTILVTDLRTGVTANDYEVASMLQKSGKPIVLCVNKCDSVGEPPMEFYEFYNLGLGDPIAVSSVHGHGTGDLLDEVIKYLPENDTEEYDDDVIKVAVIGKPNVGKSSIINRICGEERVIVSDIAGTTRDATDTEIENENGKFVFIDTAGIRRKSKVLDSVEKYSVLRSYMAVDRADVAVIVIDATEGFTEQDSKVAGYAHEKGKACIVAVNKWDAIEKETNTMDEYRKKLQDDFSFMSYVPFVFISAKTGLRVEKLFDFIKYVAEQNAVRIPTGRLNDVLAYATARVQPPSDKGRRLKIYYMTQASTKPPTFIAFVNRADLFHFSYQRYIENQIRETFSLDATPIRLKVRERDTKDVK encoded by the coding sequence ATGGCACTACCGATAGTAGCTGTTGTAGGCAGACCTAATGTCGGCAAGAGCACTCTTTTTAATAAGCTGATAGGCCAGCGCCTCTCTATCGTTGAAGATACTCCCGGTGTCACAAGAGACAGGATATATTCAAAGTGTGAATGGCTCGGCCATGAGTTCATGCTCGTGGATACAGGCGGTATCGAGCCTGATTCTGACGATATCATTCTTTCTCAGATGAGAAGACAGGCAGAGCTTGCTATCACAAGAGCCGATGTTACGATACTTGTAACAGACTTAAGAACCGGCGTTACTGCAAATGACTATGAGGTGGCCTCGATGCTACAGAAGTCGGGCAAGCCGATAGTTCTTTGCGTAAATAAGTGTGACAGTGTCGGCGAGCCGCCTATGGAATTCTATGAGTTCTATAATTTAGGACTTGGTGACCCTATAGCTGTATCATCAGTACACGGTCACGGAACAGGTGACCTGCTCGATGAGGTGATAAAGTATCTTCCTGAAAACGATACTGAGGAATATGACGATGATGTTATAAAGGTTGCTGTAATAGGCAAGCCGAATGTCGGTAAATCGTCTATTATCAACAGGATATGCGGCGAGGAGCGTGTTATAGTTTCTGACATTGCAGGCACAACAAGAGATGCTACCGATACTGAGATAGAAAACGAGAACGGAAAGTTCGTGTTTATAGATACTGCCGGCATCAGACGCAAGTCAAAGGTGCTTGACAGTGTCGAGAAATACAGCGTGCTGCGTTCGTATATGGCTGTGGACAGGGCTGATGTTGCCGTTATCGTAATTGACGCTACTGAGGGCTTTACTGAGCAGGATTCCAAGGTGGCAGGCTATGCTCACGAAAAGGGCAAGGCGTGTATAGTTGCTGTAAATAAGTGGGATGCTATTGAAAAAGAGACGAACACTATGGACGAATACCGCAAAAAGCTCCAGGATGATTTTTCGTTTATGAGCTATGTGCCGTTCGTGTTTATCTCTGCAAAGACGGGCCTCAGAGTGGAAAAGCTGTTTGACTTTATCAAATATGTTGCCGAGCAGAATGCTGTCAGGATACCTACAGGCAGGCTCAATGATGTGCTTGCATATGCTACGGCAAGGGTACAGCCGCCCTCTGATAAGGGCAGGAGGCTCAAGATATACTATATGACACAGGCATCTACCAAGCCGCCTACGTTCATAGCTTTTGTCAACAGAGCTGACCTTTTTCATTTCTCCTATCAGCGTTATATAGAGAACCAGATAAGAGAGACATTCTCGCTCGATGCGACACCTATCAGACTCAAAGTCCGTGAGCGTGATACTAAAGATGTTAAGTAA
- a CDS encoding NAD(P)H-dependent glycerol-3-phosphate dehydrogenase: MAKITILGSGGFGLSLAVMCVSGGHDVTVWSKFRDEIDTIKRSGELRSKLPGVMIPKEVKLTTDISDVKGSDIVILGIPTRFCREVCEEAKPFVSRESIIVNTAKGLEPESLKLMSEVTDESFPDNRTAILSGPSHAEEIGRGIPTTVVVASEDREVSYYVQNALSNQTFRVYVNDDVVGCEIGGSLKNIIALAAGVCDGLGLGDNTKAALMTRGLTEIARIGIAMGADRNTFAGLTGLGDLIVTCTSMHSRNRRAGILIGQGVAPDEAVRRIGTVEGYECTKNAYELSKRLGIELPITEQLYGILFGGISPKDSISTLMSRPKKNETEDGFLGRR; encoded by the coding sequence ATGGCAAAGATAACTATTCTCGGCTCAGGCGGCTTCGGCCTTTCACTCGCTGTAATGTGTGTCAGCGGAGGACATGATGTTACCGTCTGGAGCAAATTCCGGGACGAGATCGACACGATAAAAAGATCGGGCGAGCTCAGATCAAAGCTCCCCGGTGTCATGATACCCAAAGAGGTAAAGCTGACCACTGATATTTCCGATGTCAAGGGCTCTGATATCGTTATTCTCGGCATACCTACACGCTTCTGCCGTGAAGTCTGCGAGGAGGCAAAGCCTTTTGTGAGCCGTGAATCTATCATTGTAAACACCGCAAAGGGTCTTGAACCTGAGAGCCTTAAGCTCATGAGCGAGGTCACAGATGAGAGCTTCCCGGATAACAGGACGGCTATCCTTTCAGGCCCTTCGCACGCTGAGGAGATAGGCAGGGGCATCCCGACGACTGTTGTCGTGGCATCTGAAGACAGAGAGGTATCCTACTATGTTCAGAATGCGCTTTCAAACCAGACATTCAGAGTGTATGTCAATGATGATGTTGTGGGCTGTGAGATAGGCGGCTCGTTAAAGAATATAATTGCTCTTGCTGCCGGTGTTTGCGACGGTCTCGGCCTTGGCGACAACACAAAGGCTGCTCTTATGACGAGAGGTCTTACCGAGATAGCAAGGATAGGCATAGCTATGGGCGCTGACAGGAACACCTTTGCCGGACTTACAGGCCTTGGCGACCTTATAGTTACCTGTACAAGTATGCACAGCCGCAACAGGCGTGCCGGCATACTTATCGGCCAGGGAGTAGCGCCTGACGAGGCTGTAAGACGCATTGGAACAGTCGAGGGATACGAGTGTACAAAGAATGCCTACGAGCTTTCAAAGCGCCTTGGCATCGAGCTTCCTATAACCGAGCAGCTTTACGGGATCCTGTTTGGAGGTATATCGCCTAAGGATTCTATAAGCACTCTTATGTCAAGACCTAAGAAAAACGAGACAGAAGACGGCTTCCTCGGGAGGAGATAA